The following DNA comes from Peribacillus sp. FSL E2-0218.
ATTAAGTTTTACAAGTAAGGGTCAATAGGCTCTCTCATACTGCAGCCAAACTTCGATTTTATTGGAGTTTGGCTGCAGTTTTTTTTGAGGTTGTTACCATCGGAAGGTGACTTTTCACTTCATAGCACTGCACTCTGCGTGAAAACAAAGCTAGGATCTCCATTGTCTATAGTTTTGGGAAATTGGATATGGTCCGTTGCTTTCCACTGCAGGCATTCACTTATCCAGAGGCGGTTAAGCCTCCTTGGCGTTTCCGCCTGCAAAATCTCACGTAGACGCGCATTTCCCGCAGCAGTCTCGCGTCTTTCGTTTCAATCCACACCTTAAGATCAAATCTGAAATAACCTAATTTTTGAGGATTTCAATTTGGATATTCAAAGTTTGGCGCCTTTGCCGGGGAGCTTCGTCGGCGGTACAAAAAGCGTAGGTTATTTTGTTGATCTGTTGTATAATAATGGATATTATTGCGGGGTTTCTATGTATTTGACTCATTTAGAATAGGGGGAAGTATATGAACAACCAATTTTATTTCATTAATGCTTTTTCTAAAGAAAAATTCAAGGGGAACCCTGCCGCTATCGTTTTCATGAACAAGAATAGATCGGATGCGTGGATGATATCCTTGGCAGAAGAACTAAATCAGCCCATCACCACTTTCATCGAACCCAAAGGCGGTAATAGCTATCAGCTTAGATGGTTCACGCCGGCTGAAGAGATTGATTTGTGTGGCCACGGTACATTAGGAGCAGCTCATATTCTGTGGAGTGAGGGCTTTACTTCATCAGAGTCAGCCATTACTTTTCATACTCATGCAGGAATCCTGCAATCCAAGTTATCAAATCAACAAATAATCCTGAAGTTTAATGTGAAGGAATCCACTGAAACAAAGCTGACCGAGAAATTAAAACGAGTCATTCAGTTCCCTATAAAAGATGCTGCTTGGGCCGAAGATCGGTATATCTTAGAACTGGAAAATCAGGATATGGTTCATAAAGCGGTGCCTAATTTGGGGGCAATTAAAGAACTGGACGGTCCAGGGGTAATCATTACTAGTATTGGCTCAGGTAAGTATGACTTTGTATCAAGGGTGTTTGCTCCAAAGATAGGAATTAATGAAGATTACGTTACTGGATCTGCACACTGTGCGTTAGCCTCATATTGGGGCAATCGTTTAAACAAAAAGGAATTTATGGCATACCAGGATTCAAAGCGCGGCGGTGAACTAAAGCTAAAGATAATCGGAGAAAAAGTCGAGTTGATTGGGGACTGTATAACTTTACTGCAGGGAGAACTATATAATTAGCTCACTTGCGCTTCAAAGTGAATTGTACGTGGGAGTTTGACTAACTGAGCAGATTAACGACAAAAGCTCGCTAACTTTACAAGCCAGATCTGCTTGACACAACACTAATTCATATCCTATTGTAAATCGGAAGCCAACCGAAATTCTGGTACAATTAAATGAAAAAGGATGTTTTTAATGACAAACCGTAATACAAATTCTAAGGTTGATGAATTTTTAAGTAAAGCTAAAAACTGGCAGGAAGAATATGAGGTATTGAGAAGGATTGTTCTTGAGTGTGAGCTGGCTGAAGAATTTAAATGGATGCACCCTTGTTACACTTATGAGAAAAAAAACATCGTTTTAATACACGGATTTAAAGAGTATTGTGCGCTTCTGTTTCACAAAGGTGCCTTGTTGAAGGATGCTCATGGAATTCTCATCCAACAAACGGAGAACGTACAGGGTGCACGCCAGATTCGGTTCACAAATGTCCAGGAAATCGTTGCAATCGAACCCATCTTGAAAGCATATATTCAAGAAGCCATTGAAGTTGAAAAATCAGGTCTGGAAGTGGAGTATAAGACAGAAATCATTATTCCCGAAGAGCTTCAAAATAAATTCGATGAACTCCCTGCA
Coding sequences within:
- a CDS encoding PhzF family phenazine biosynthesis protein, coding for MNNQFYFINAFSKEKFKGNPAAIVFMNKNRSDAWMISLAEELNQPITTFIEPKGGNSYQLRWFTPAEEIDLCGHGTLGAAHILWSEGFTSSESAITFHTHAGILQSKLSNQQIILKFNVKESTETKLTEKLKRVIQFPIKDAAWAEDRYILELENQDMVHKAVPNLGAIKELDGPGVIITSIGSGKYDFVSRVFAPKIGINEDYVTGSAHCALASYWGNRLNKKEFMAYQDSKRGGELKLKIIGEKVELIGDCITLLQGELYN
- a CDS encoding YdeI family protein, with amino-acid sequence MTNRNTNSKVDEFLSKAKNWQEEYEVLRRIVLECELAEEFKWMHPCYTYEKKNIVLIHGFKEYCALLFHKGALLKDAHGILIQQTENVQGARQIRFTNVQEIVAIEPILKAYIQEAIEVEKSGLEVEYKTEIIIPEELQNKFDELPALKTAFEALTPGRQRAYFLHFSQPKQSKTRVSRVEKCTQQILDGKGLKD